The Spodoptera frugiperda isolate SF20-4 chromosome 9, AGI-APGP_CSIRO_Sfru_2.0, whole genome shotgun sequence genome contains a region encoding:
- the LOC118271300 gene encoding FMRFamide-related peptides, with product MSYSRTVALLAALWLVAGATSTPVRRSPDLEARRRSAIDRSMIRFGRSYPPEPSAADLREAFQRPSRRGNSFLRFGRSQPLTLSTEDLVSLLRAYDEDYDVPMTKKSASFVRFGRDPNFIRLGRSVDDDKTYEQNSELVVSGYPQRKSRARDHFIRLGRDSEEVNENEFEESEDSRRKRSVDACHDCQS from the exons ATGAGTTACTCCCGGACAGTGGCGTTGTTGGCAGCATTGTGGCTGGTGGCTGGAGCCACCTCCACCCCAGTCAGACGCTCCCCAGACCTCGAAGCCAGGCGCAGAAGTGCCATCGACCGGAGTATGATAAG ATTCGGCCGCTCATACCCACCAGAACCATCAGCGGCAGACCTTAGAGAAGCATTCCAGCGCCCCAGTCGACGAGGCAACAGCTTCCTTCGCTTCGGCCGCTCCCAACCACTCACACTCTCCACCGAAGACCTGGTCTCCCTCCTTCGAGCATATGATGAAGACTACGACGTCCCCATGACCAAGAAGTCAGCTAGCTTCGTCCGTTTTGGCAGGGACCCCAACTTCATCAGGCTAGGACGTTCAGTCGATGATGATAAGACCTACGAGCAGAATTCTGAGCTGGTGGTCAGCGGATACCCTCAGAGGAAAAGCCGAGCGAGGGACCACTTCATCAGGCTTGGCAGGGATAGCGAAGAAGTCAATGAGAATGAGTTTGAGGAGTCAGAAGACAGCAGAAGGAAGAGGTCTGTTGACGCATGCCATGACTGCCAGTCGTAA